The Pseudomonas extremaustralis genome contains a region encoding:
- a CDS encoding ribose-phosphate pyrophosphokinase, whose product MSKMMVFTGNANPDLARRVVRQLHIPLGDISVGKFSDGEITAEINENVRGKDVFIIQPTCAPTNDNLMELVVMADAFRRSSATRITAVIPYFGYARQDRRPRSARVAISAKVVADMLTVVGIDRVLTVDLHADQIQGFFDIPVDNIYGSPVLVDDIEDQRFENLMIVSPDIGGVVRARAVAKSLGVDLGIIDKRREKANHSEVMHIIGDVEGRTCILVDDMVDTAGTLCHAAKALKEHGAAKVFAYCTHPVLSGRAIENIENSMLDELVVTNTIPLSAAAQACSRIRQLDIGPVVAEAVRRISNEESISAMFR is encoded by the coding sequence GTGTCCAAGATGATGGTCTTTACGGGGAACGCCAACCCCGATCTGGCTCGACGTGTCGTACGTCAGCTGCATATCCCTCTCGGTGACATCTCCGTCGGCAAATTTTCCGACGGCGAAATTACCGCCGAGATCAATGAAAACGTCCGCGGTAAAGACGTCTTCATTATTCAGCCGACCTGCGCTCCGACCAACGATAACCTGATGGAACTCGTCGTGATGGCTGATGCCTTCCGCCGCTCCTCAGCGACTCGAATCACAGCTGTAATCCCTTACTTTGGTTATGCCCGTCAGGATCGCCGTCCGCGTTCCGCACGTGTGGCTATCAGCGCGAAAGTCGTGGCTGACATGCTCACCGTGGTAGGCATCGACCGTGTTCTCACGGTTGACCTGCACGCTGACCAAATCCAGGGGTTCTTCGATATTCCGGTAGATAACATCTACGGCTCCCCCGTATTGGTGGATGACATCGAAGACCAGCGCTTTGAAAACCTGATGATCGTGTCCCCGGACATTGGTGGCGTCGTGCGTGCACGGGCTGTCGCCAAATCCCTGGGCGTGGACCTCGGGATCATCGACAAACGCCGTGAGAAAGCCAATCACTCTGAAGTGATGCATATCATCGGTGATGTCGAAGGGCGCACCTGTATTCTCGTCGATGACATGGTCGATACCGCCGGCACCCTGTGCCACGCGGCAAAAGCCTTGAAAGAGCACGGTGCGGCTAAAGTCTTCGCCTACTGCACACACCCTGTGCTGTCGGGCCGAGCGATCGAGAACATCGAGAACTCAATGCTGGACGAACTGGTGGTGACCAACACCATCCCGTTGTCCGCTGCCGCTCAAGCCTGTTCGCGTATCCGTCAACTGGATATCGGACCGGTAGTTGCCGAAGCGGTTCGCCGCATCAGCAACGAAGAATCGATCAGCGCGATGTTCCGTTAA
- the prfA gene encoding peptide chain release factor 1 has translation MKASLLNKLDVLQDRFEELTALLGDGEVISDQTKFRAYSKEYAEVEPVVATYKNLLKVQADLEGAQALLKDSDPDMREMAVEEVREAKEKLAELEGDLQRMLLPKDPNDGRNVFLEIRAGTGGDEAAIFSGDLFRMYSRYAERRGWRVEILSENEGEHGGYKEVIARVEGDNVYGKLKFESGAHRVQRVPATESQGRIHTSACTVAVLPEPDEQEAIEINPADLRVDTYRSSGAGGQHVNKTDSAIRITHLPSGIVVECQEERSQHKNRARAMSWLSAKLNDQQTSAAANAIASERKLLVGSGDRSERIRTYNFAQGRVTDHRVNLTLYSLDEILAGGVDAVIEPLLAEYQADQLAAIGE, from the coding sequence ATGAAAGCGTCACTGCTCAATAAACTGGACGTGCTCCAGGACCGTTTCGAAGAACTGACCGCCTTGCTCGGCGATGGCGAGGTCATTTCCGATCAAACCAAGTTCCGCGCCTATTCCAAGGAATACGCCGAAGTTGAGCCCGTGGTGGCGACCTATAAAAACCTGCTGAAAGTGCAGGCCGACCTCGAAGGCGCCCAGGCGCTGCTCAAGGACAGCGACCCGGACATGCGAGAAATGGCCGTGGAAGAAGTCCGTGAAGCCAAGGAAAAACTCGCTGAGCTCGAAGGCGACCTGCAACGCATGCTGTTGCCCAAGGACCCGAATGACGGGCGCAACGTGTTTCTCGAAATCCGCGCCGGCACCGGTGGCGACGAGGCGGCGATTTTCTCCGGCGACCTGTTCCGCATGTATTCTCGCTATGCCGAACGGCGCGGCTGGCGGGTCGAGATCCTGTCCGAGAACGAAGGCGAGCACGGCGGCTATAAGGAAGTGATCGCGCGGGTCGAGGGCGACAACGTCTACGGCAAGCTGAAATTCGAATCCGGCGCGCACCGCGTGCAACGGGTGCCGGCGACGGAATCCCAAGGCCGCATCCACACCTCGGCCTGCACCGTGGCGGTGCTGCCCGAGCCGGACGAACAAGAAGCCATCGAGATCAACCCGGCGGACTTGCGGGTCGACACCTACCGCTCGTCGGGCGCCGGCGGCCAGCACGTCAACAAGACCGACTCGGCGATCCGTATCACTCACTTGCCGTCGGGCATCGTGGTGGAGTGCCAGGAAGAGCGGTCCCAGCACAAGAACCGCGCACGGGCCATGTCCTGGCTGTCGGCCAAGCTCAATGACCAGCAGACCAGCGCCGCCGCCAATGCGATTGCCAGCGAGCGTAAATTGCTGGTGGGCTCGGGCGACCGTTCCGAGCGTATCCGCACTTACAACTTTGCCCAGGGCCGGGTCACCGACCACCGGGTCAACCTCACGCTCTATTCCCTCGACGAGATTCTCGCCGGTGGCGTGGACGCTGTGATCGAGCCATTGCTCGCCGAATACCAGGCCGATCAATTGGCGGCGATAGGTGAATAA
- a CDS encoding tetratricopeptide repeat protein, whose product MNRSSALLLAFVFLSGCQALAPVSPDGTPPVEDSTPAPEKPKVYSSFSEETVFSLLTAELAGQRNRFDIALDNYVTQAINTQDPGISERAFRIAEYLGADQAALDTSLIWAKNAPDDLEAQRAAAIQLARAGRYDDSMAYMEKVLQGKGDTHFDFLALSAADTDQDTRNGLMKSFDRLLQKHPKNSQLVFGKALLLQQDDETEAALKLLEKNPPEEGEIAPILLRARLLQSLNRGKEAIPLLEKSIKKYPEDKRLRLTYARTLVELDRMEDAKVQFANLVQQYPDDDELRYSLALVCLEAKAWDEAKGYLEDLIARESHVDSAHLNLGRIAEERNDPQAALLEYAQVNPGNDYLPAQLRQADILMSNGRTDEAEKRLAAARDAEPDYAIQLYLIQAETLSANNQGERAWKVLQQALLQFPDDLNLLYTRAMQAEKRNDLAQMEKDLRLIIKRDPDNAMALNALGYTLSDRTTRYDEAKVLIEQAHKLNPEDPAVLDSLGWVNYRLGNLDEAERLLRMALERFPDQEVAAHLGEVLWVNGKQREARQIWEKFLKEQPESPILRSTIKRLTGSETL is encoded by the coding sequence ATGAATAGATCCTCCGCGTTGCTCCTTGCTTTTGTCTTCCTCAGCGGCTGCCAGGCCTTGGCCCCCGTGTCGCCGGACGGTACGCCGCCGGTGGAAGACAGCACCCCCGCCCCTGAAAAGCCCAAGGTTTATTCCTCGTTCAGTGAAGAAACGGTGTTCAGCCTGTTGACCGCAGAGCTGGCCGGCCAACGCAACCGCTTCGACATTGCACTGGATAATTACGTAACCCAGGCCATCAACACCCAGGATCCAGGCATTTCCGAGCGGGCGTTTCGCATCGCCGAATACCTGGGAGCCGATCAGGCGGCGCTGGATACCTCGCTGATCTGGGCGAAAAACGCCCCGGACGATCTCGAAGCGCAGCGGGCGGCAGCCATTCAATTGGCGCGCGCCGGGCGTTATGACGACTCCATGGCGTATATGGAGAAAGTCCTGCAGGGCAAGGGCGACACCCATTTCGACTTCCTCGCACTGTCGGCCGCCGACACCGACCAGGACACGCGCAATGGCCTGATGAAGAGTTTCGACCGCCTGCTGCAAAAACACCCGAAGAACAGCCAACTGGTGTTCGGCAAGGCCTTGCTGCTGCAACAGGATGACGAAACCGAAGCTGCACTGAAGCTGCTGGAGAAAAACCCACCGGAAGAAGGCGAGATCGCGCCGATTCTGTTGCGTGCACGCCTGCTGCAGAGTCTCAATCGCGGCAAGGAAGCGATTCCGCTGCTGGAAAAAAGCATCAAGAAGTACCCGGAAGACAAGCGTCTGCGCCTGACCTACGCGCGCACGCTGGTGGAGCTGGACCGCATGGAGGACGCCAAAGTGCAGTTCGCCAATCTGGTCCAGCAATACCCGGACGACGACGAATTACGCTACTCCCTGGCCCTGGTGTGCCTGGAAGCCAAGGCCTGGGACGAGGCCAAGGGCTACCTGGAAGACCTGATCGCCCGGGAAAGCCATGTGGACTCCGCGCACCTGAACCTCGGCCGCATTGCCGAAGAACGCAACGACCCGCAGGCAGCCCTGCTTGAATACGCCCAGGTCAACCCCGGCAATGACTACCTGCCGGCCCAGTTGCGCCAGGCCGATATCCTGATGAGCAACGGGCGTACCGACGAAGCGGAAAAACGCCTGGCCGCCGCGCGGGATGCCGAACCGGACTACGCGATCCAGCTCTATCTGATCCAGGCCGAGACCCTCTCGGCCAACAATCAGGGCGAGCGCGCCTGGAAAGTGCTGCAACAAGCCTTGTTGCAATTCCCCGACGACTTGAACCTGCTGTATACCCGCGCCATGCAGGCGGAAAAACGCAATGACTTGGCGCAGATGGAAAAAGACCTGCGCCTGATCATCAAGCGTGATCCAGACAACGCCATGGCGCTTAACGCCCTGGGCTACACCTTGTCCGACCGCACCACACGCTACGACGAAGCCAAGGTGTTGATCGAACAGGCCCACAAGCTCAACCCGGAAGACCCGGCCGTACTCGATAGCCTGGGCTGGGTGAACTACCGCCTGGGCAATCTGGACGAAGCCGAACGCTTGCTGCGCATGGCACTGGAACGCTTCCCCGACCAGGAAGTCGCCGCCCACCTGGGCGAAGTGCTGTGGGTCAATGGCAAACAGCGTGAAGCCCGGCAAATCTGGGAAAAGTTCCTCAAGGAACAACCTGAAAGCCCCATTCTGCGCAGCACCATCAAGCGCCTGACCGGATCCGAGACCCTATAA
- a CDS encoding molybdopterin-synthase adenylyltransferase MoeB — protein sequence MLTDQELLRYSRQILLAHVDIDGQLRLKNSRALIVGLGGLGAPVALYLAAAGVGELHLADFDTVDLTNLQRQIIHDTDSVGQTKVDSALRRLAAINPEIKLIAHRTALDADSLAAAVAAVDVVLDCSDNFSTREAVNAACVAAGKPLISGAAIRLEGQLSVFDPRRAESPCYHCLYGHGSDTELTCSEAGVIGPLVGLVGSLQALEALKLLAGFGEPLVGRLLLIDGLTTRFRELRVKRDPGCSVCGPQHG from the coding sequence GTGCTGACCGACCAGGAGCTGTTGCGCTATAGCCGACAGATTCTGCTGGCGCATGTCGACATCGACGGCCAGTTGCGCCTGAAAAACAGCCGCGCGCTGATCGTCGGCCTGGGCGGGTTGGGCGCACCGGTTGCGCTCTATCTGGCTGCTGCCGGTGTCGGCGAGTTGCACCTGGCGGATTTCGACACCGTCGACCTCACCAACCTGCAACGCCAGATCATCCATGACACCGACAGCGTCGGCCAGACCAAGGTCGATTCGGCCCTGCGCCGCCTGGCCGCCATCAACCCTGAAATCAAGCTGATTGCCCACCGCACCGCGCTGGACGCCGATTCCCTGGCCGCAGCAGTGGCGGCGGTGGACGTGGTGCTCGATTGCAGCGACAACTTCTCCACCCGCGAGGCGGTCAACGCCGCTTGCGTGGCGGCCGGCAAGCCGTTGATCAGCGGCGCGGCGATTCGCCTCGAGGGGCAGTTGTCGGTGTTCGACCCGCGCCGCGCCGAAAGCCCGTGCTACCACTGTTTATATGGGCACGGCAGCGACACCGAACTCACCTGCAGCGAAGCCGGTGTGATTGGCCCGCTGGTGGGTCTGGTCGGCAGCCTGCAAGCCCTGGAAGCCCTGAAACTGCTGGCCGGGTTCGGCGAGCCGTTGGTCGGGCGGCTGTTGCTGATCGACGGGTTGACCACGCGTTTTCGTGAGTTGCGCGTCAAGCGTGATCCCGGTTGCAGCGTCTGTGGGCCGCAGCATGGTTAA
- the pth gene encoding aminoacyl-tRNA hydrolase, with protein MTAIKLIVGLGNPGAEYEQTRHNAGALFVERIAHAQGVNLVADRKYFGLTGRFSHQGQDVRLLIPTTYMNRSGQAVAALAGFFRIKPEEILVAHDELDLPPGVAKLKQGGGHGGHNGLRDIIAQLGNQNNFYRLRLGIGHPGVASMVSNFVLGRAPRAEQEKLDASIDFALGVLPDIFAGEWNRAMKTLHSQKA; from the coding sequence GTGACTGCCATTAAACTGATCGTTGGCCTGGGAAATCCAGGCGCCGAATACGAACAGACCCGGCATAACGCGGGGGCCCTTTTTGTTGAGCGCATCGCCCACGCCCAAGGTGTGAACCTGGTGGCCGATCGCAAATATTTCGGCCTGACCGGACGCTTTTCGCATCAGGGTCAGGATGTTCGTCTGTTGATTCCCACCACCTACATGAACCGCAGCGGCCAGGCTGTCGCGGCGCTTGCGGGTTTCTTCCGGATCAAACCCGAAGAAATCCTGGTGGCCCATGACGAACTGGACCTGCCACCCGGCGTTGCCAAGCTCAAGCAAGGCGGCGGGCATGGCGGGCACAATGGTCTGCGCGACATCATCGCGCAGCTGGGCAATCAGAATAATTTTTACCGCCTGCGGCTCGGCATTGGCCACCCAGGCGTTGCCAGTATGGTTTCAAATTTCGTCCTGGGTCGTGCGCCACGCGCCGAACAGGAAAAACTCGATGCCAGCATCGACTTTGCCCTCGGCGTGCTGCCGGATATCTTCGCCGGTGAATGGAACCGTGCGATGAAAACCCTGCACAGCCAGAAGGCCTGA
- the murI gene encoding glutamate racemase — MVKDAPIGVFDSGVGGLTVLEEIQQLLPHESLLYVADCGYIPYGEKTPAFICERLHRVAAFFRERGAKALVIACNTATVAAVADLRKSYPDWPLVGMEPAVKPATAATRSGVVGVLATTGTLQSAKFAALLDRFATDVRVITQPCPGLVELIETGDLGSLALRQLLQRYVEPLLSAGCDTIILGCTHYPFLKPLLAQMLPPSITLIDTGAAVARQLKRLLGERDLLASGSPDPAAFWTSGDVYHFRNILPILWKHPGVVRSFGA; from the coding sequence ATGGTTAAGGACGCGCCCATCGGTGTGTTCGACTCCGGTGTCGGCGGGTTGACGGTGCTCGAGGAAATCCAGCAACTGTTGCCCCATGAGTCGCTGCTGTACGTCGCCGACTGCGGATACATCCCCTATGGCGAGAAAACGCCTGCCTTTATTTGCGAACGTTTACACCGGGTCGCGGCGTTTTTCCGCGAGCGGGGCGCCAAAGCCTTGGTGATTGCCTGCAATACGGCGACGGTCGCCGCCGTGGCTGACTTGCGCAAGAGCTATCCCGACTGGCCGCTGGTGGGGATGGAGCCCGCCGTCAAACCCGCCACCGCCGCGACCCGCAGTGGCGTGGTCGGTGTGCTCGCCACCACCGGCACCCTGCAAAGCGCCAAGTTCGCCGCGTTGCTCGACCGTTTCGCCACCGACGTGCGGGTGATCACCCAGCCGTGCCCAGGCCTGGTGGAGCTGATTGAAACCGGCGACCTGGGCAGCCTGGCCCTGCGCCAGTTGTTGCAACGCTATGTTGAACCGTTGCTCAGCGCCGGCTGCGACACCATCATCCTCGGTTGCACCCATTACCCCTTCCTCAAGCCACTCCTGGCGCAGATGCTGCCCCCCAGCATTACCCTGATCGACACCGGCGCCGCCGTGGCCCGCCAACTCAAACGCCTGCTGGGCGAGCGCGACTTGCTGGCCAGTGGTTCGCCTGACCCTGCGGCATTTTGGACTAGCGGCGACGTGTATCACTTCAGAAATATCCTACCGATCCTTTGGAAACATCCTGGAGTTGTGCGAAGCTTTGGCGCGTGA
- a CDS encoding 50S ribosomal protein L25/general stress protein Ctc: protein MNEFILNAEVRSDLGKGASRRLRRLASLVPAVVYGGDKAPESISMLAKEIAKLLENDAAYSHIISLNVGGTKQNVIIKALQRHPAKGHVLHADFVRVVAGQKLTAIVPVHFVGEEAPVKKGGEVSHVVAEIEVTCLPKDLPEFIEVDLSAMEIGDIIHLSDIKAPKGVEFVALVHGDDKAVANVHAPRVAPEAEEGAAE from the coding sequence ATGAACGAATTTATTCTGAATGCTGAAGTGCGTTCCGACCTGGGGAAAGGTGCGAGCCGCCGCCTGCGTCGTCTCGCAAGCCTGGTTCCAGCTGTAGTTTACGGTGGCGACAAAGCCCCTGAATCCATCAGCATGCTGGCCAAAGAAATCGCCAAACTGCTGGAAAACGATGCGGCCTACAGCCACATCATTTCCTTGAACGTTGGCGGCACCAAGCAGAACGTCATCATCAAGGCCCTGCAACGCCACCCAGCCAAAGGCCACGTGCTGCACGCTGACTTCGTACGCGTTGTTGCCGGCCAGAAACTGACCGCCATCGTGCCTGTGCACTTTGTTGGCGAAGAAGCTCCGGTCAAGAAAGGCGGCGAAGTTTCGCACGTTGTTGCCGAGATCGAAGTGACCTGCCTGCCGAAAGACCTGCCTGAGTTCATCGAAGTCGACCTGTCGGCGATGGAAATCGGCGACATCATCCACCTGTCCGACATCAAGGCCCCTAAAGGCGTTGAGTTCGTTGCACTGGTTCACGGTGATGACAAAGCTGTTGCCAACGTACACGCTCCACGCGTTGCACCAGAAGCTGAAGAAGGCGCTGCAGAGTAA
- the hemA gene encoding glutamyl-tRNA reductase → MAFLALGINHKTASVDVRERVAFTPEQLVEALQQLCRLTDSREAAILSTCNRSELYIEQEHLSADVVLRWLADYHHLSLDELRASAYVHEEDAAVRHMMRVASGLDSLVLGEPQILGQMKSAYAVAREAGTVGPLLGRLFQATFNSAKQVRTDTAIGENPVSVAFAAVSLAKQIFSDLQRSQALLIGAGETITLVARHLHDLGVKRIVVANRTLERASLLAEQFGAHAVLLSDIPAELVRSDIVISSTASQLPILGKGAVESALKLRKHKPIFMVDIAVPRDIEPEVGELDDVYLYSVDDLHEVVAENLKSRQGAAQAAEEMVSIGADDFMVRLRELAAVDVLKAYRQQGERLRDDELLKAQRALANGGNPEDVLMQLARGLTNKLLHAPSVQLKKLTAEGRLDALAMAQELFALGEGAPDSSSDKKSQ, encoded by the coding sequence ATGGCCTTCCTCGCACTCGGTATTAACCACAAGACTGCCTCCGTAGACGTGCGCGAGCGCGTAGCGTTTACCCCAGAGCAGTTGGTTGAGGCCTTGCAGCAGCTCTGCCGACTCACCGACAGCCGCGAAGCTGCGATCCTTTCGACCTGCAATCGCAGCGAGCTTTATATAGAGCAGGAGCATCTGTCCGCGGATGTCGTACTGCGCTGGCTGGCCGATTACCACCATTTGAGCCTCGACGAACTGCGCGCGAGCGCTTATGTGCACGAAGAGGATGCGGCAGTTCGTCACATGATGCGCGTGGCCTCGGGCCTCGATTCGCTGGTGTTGGGCGAACCGCAGATCCTCGGCCAGATGAAATCCGCCTACGCCGTGGCGCGCGAGGCCGGTACCGTTGGTCCGCTGCTGGGCCGACTGTTCCAGGCCACGTTCAATTCCGCCAAGCAAGTGCGCACCGACACGGCCATCGGTGAAAACCCGGTGTCCGTGGCGTTTGCGGCCGTCAGCCTGGCCAAGCAGATTTTCAGTGACCTGCAGCGCAGCCAGGCCTTGCTGATCGGCGCCGGTGAAACCATCACCCTGGTTGCCCGTCACCTGCATGACCTGGGGGTCAAGCGTATCGTGGTGGCCAACCGCACCCTCGAGCGCGCCAGCCTCCTCGCCGAGCAGTTCGGCGCCCACGCGGTGCTGCTGTCGGACATCCCGGCCGAATTGGTGCGCAGCGATATCGTCATCAGTTCCACGGCCAGCCAATTGCCGATCCTTGGCAAGGGCGCGGTGGAAAGTGCGTTGAAGCTGCGCAAACACAAACCGATCTTCATGGTCGACATCGCCGTTCCCAGGGATATCGAACCCGAAGTCGGCGAGTTGGACGACGTTTACCTCTATAGCGTCGACGATTTGCACGAAGTGGTCGCCGAAAACCTCAAGAGTCGCCAGGGGGCCGCCCAGGCTGCGGAGGAAATGGTCAGCATCGGCGCCGACGATTTCATGGTGCGCCTGCGGGAACTGGCGGCGGTCGATGTGCTCAAGGCGTATCGTCAGCAGGGCGAACGCCTGCGCGACGACGAGCTGCTCAAGGCCCAGCGTGCGCTCGCCAACGGTGGTAATCCCGAGGACGTGTTGATGCAACTGGCTCGTGGCCTGACCAACAAGTTGCTGCATGCGCCCAGCGTACAACTCAAGAAATTGACTGCCGAAGGCCGCCTCGATGCGCTGGCCATGGCCCAGGAACTCTTTGCCCTCGGTGAGGGCGCGCCAGATAGCTCTTCGGATAAAAAATCGCAATGA
- the ispE gene encoding 4-(cytidine 5'-diphospho)-2-C-methyl-D-erythritol kinase, with protein MLHILGRREDGYHELQTLFQFLDYGDELTFAVRDDGVIQLHTEFEGVPHDSNLIVKAAKKIQEQSGCTLGVDIWIDKILPMGGGIGGGSSNAATTLLGLNHLWQLGWDLDRLAALGLTLGADVPVFVRGHAAFAEGVGEKLTPEYPEEPWYVVLVPQVSVSTAEIFSDPLLTRNSPPIKVRPVPKGNSRNDCLPVVARRYPEVRNALNLLGKFTEAKLTGTGSCVFGGFPNKAEADKVSALLTETLTGFVAKGSNVSMLHRKLQSLL; from the coding sequence ATGCTGCACATTCTCGGTCGCCGTGAAGACGGCTACCACGAGTTGCAGACGCTGTTTCAGTTTCTCGATTATGGCGACGAGCTAACGTTCGCCGTACGCGACGATGGCGTGATTCAACTGCATACCGAATTCGAAGGCGTGCCCCACGACAGCAATCTGATTGTGAAGGCCGCAAAAAAAATCCAGGAACAATCCGGCTGCACCCTGGGTGTCGACATCTGGATAGATAAGATCCTGCCCATGGGCGGCGGCATCGGCGGCGGCAGCTCGAATGCCGCCACCACATTGCTGGGCCTGAACCACTTGTGGCAGCTCGGCTGGGACCTCGATCGCCTGGCCGCGCTGGGCCTGACGCTCGGCGCCGACGTCCCGGTTTTCGTGCGTGGACACGCCGCTTTTGCCGAGGGCGTCGGCGAAAAACTCACCCCCGAATACCCCGAAGAGCCTTGGTATGTCGTGCTTGTCCCGCAAGTATCTGTAAGTACAGCAGAAATTTTTTCAGATCCACTGTTGACACGTAACTCTCCTCCCATTAAAGTGCGCCCCGTTCCCAAGGGAAACAGTCGAAATGACTGCTTACCGGTTGTAGCAAGGCGTTATCCAGAGGTACGTAACGCTTTGAATTTGTTAGGTAAATTTACCGAAGCAAAATTAACCGGCACTGGAAGTTGTGTGTTTGGGGGCTTCCCAAACAAAGCTGAAGCTGATAAAGTCTCGGCCCTTCTTACAGAGACCCTTACAGGGTTTGTAGCAAAGGGAAGCAACGTTTCGATGTTGCATCGCAAGTTGCAAAGTCTGCTCTAA
- the lolB gene encoding lipoprotein insertase outer membrane protein LolB — protein sequence MFLRHVIVFSFIALLAGCAGFGARESVEGPGNPAQWKQHKAQLGSIDGWQIDGKVGVRAPKDSGSGTLFWLQRQDYYDIRLSGPLGRGAARLTGRPGQVSLEVANQGRYEATSPEALLEEQIGWKLPVSHLVWWVRGLPAPDSKSRLSLNSDSRLATLEQDGWQVEYLSYVQQSGYWLPERIKLHGTDLDITLVIKDWQPRKLGQ from the coding sequence ATGTTTTTGCGCCACGTTATCGTTTTCAGCTTCATCGCCCTGCTCGCCGGTTGCGCGGGCTTCGGCGCCCGCGAATCCGTTGAAGGTCCGGGCAACCCGGCGCAATGGAAACAACACAAGGCACAGCTCGGCAGCATCGATGGCTGGCAGATCGACGGCAAGGTCGGGGTTCGCGCCCCGAAAGATTCCGGCAGCGGCACCTTGTTCTGGCTGCAACGCCAGGACTACTACGACATTCGCCTGTCCGGCCCATTGGGTCGAGGCGCAGCGCGCCTGACCGGCCGACCGGGACAGGTGAGCCTCGAAGTTGCCAACCAGGGGCGCTATGAAGCGACCTCGCCGGAAGCGCTGCTGGAAGAACAGATCGGCTGGAAGCTGCCCGTATCGCATTTGGTGTGGTGGGTACGCGGCTTGCCCGCCCCCGACAGCAAAAGTCGCCTGAGCCTCAACAGCGACAGCCGCCTGGCGACCCTCGAACAGGATGGCTGGCAGGTCGAATACCTGAGCTATGTGCAACAAAGCGGTTACTGGCTGCCCGAGCGCATCAAGCTGCACGGCACCGACCTTGACATCACGCTGGTGATCAAGGACTGGCAACCGCGCAAGCTGGGGCAATAA
- the prmC gene encoding peptide chain release factor N(5)-glutamine methyltransferase, translated as MTIIASLLRAADLPDSPTARLDAELLLAAALGKSRSYLHTWPEKIVSSEHALTFSDYLQRRRGGEPVAYILGQQGFWKLDLEVAPHTLIPRPETEMLVEAALELLPATPAKLLDLGTGSGAIALALASERPAWHVTAVDRVLEAVALAERNRQRLNLNNATVLNSHWFSALQGHTYDLIISNPPYIADNDPHLVAGDVRFEPASALVAGHDGLDDLRLIIEQAPAHLNAGGWLLLEHGYDQAAAVRDLLLSQGFDDVHSRIDLGGHERITLGRRPC; from the coding sequence ATGACCATTATCGCCAGCCTGCTGCGCGCCGCCGACCTGCCGGATTCGCCGACTGCGCGCCTGGACGCCGAATTGTTGCTGGCGGCGGCCTTGGGCAAATCGCGCAGTTATTTGCACACGTGGCCGGAGAAAATCGTCAGCAGCGAACACGCGCTGACGTTTTCCGACTACCTGCAACGCCGCCGCGGCGGCGAGCCGGTGGCTTACATCCTCGGCCAGCAGGGGTTCTGGAAGCTGGACCTGGAGGTGGCGCCCCACACCCTGATCCCGCGTCCGGAAACCGAAATGCTGGTGGAAGCGGCGCTGGAATTATTACCGGCCACGCCGGCCAAGCTCCTCGACCTGGGCACCGGCAGCGGCGCCATCGCCCTGGCCCTGGCCAGCGAGCGCCCGGCCTGGCACGTCACCGCCGTCGACCGCGTGCTGGAGGCCGTGGCCCTGGCCGAGCGCAATCGTCAGCGGCTTAACCTGAACAACGCCACCGTGCTGAACAGCCACTGGTTCAGTGCGCTACAAGGTCATACCTATGACCTGATCATCAGCAACCCGCCGTATATCGCCGATAACGACCCGCACCTGGTAGCAGGCGATGTGCGCTTCGAGCCGGCCAGCGCCCTGGTAGCGGGCCATGATGGCCTGGACGACTTGCGCCTGATCATCGAGCAAGCCCCGGCGCACCTGAACGCTGGAGGCTGGTTGCTGCTGGAGCACGGTTACGATCAGGCGGCAGCGGTGCGCGACCTGTTACTCAGCCAAGGCTTCGACGACGTGCACAGCCGCATCGACCTTGGCGGTCACGAACGCATCACCCTGGGACGCCGGCCGTGCTGA